One window from the genome of Syntrophales bacterium encodes:
- the rplT gene encoding 50S ribosomal protein L20, producing MARVKRSITAKKKRRKILKMAKGYFGARSRLLRTATEAVERAMKYAYRDRRTRKRDFRKLWIARINAAARTQDMSYSRLIAGMKKAGVVIDRKIMADLAIHDPQAFSEVVTLVKARLTA from the coding sequence ATGGCGAGGGTAAAGAGAAGCATAACCGCCAAGAAAAAGAGGAGAAAGATCCTGAAAATGGCAAAAGGGTACTTCGGCGCCAGAAGCCGCTTGTTAAGAACAGCTACGGAAGCGGTAGAGAGGGCCATGAAGTATGCTTACAGGGACAGGAGGACAAGGAAGAGAGATTTCAGGAAACTATGGATCGCCCGTATCAATGCCGCTGCCCGTACGCAAGATATGTCATACAGCCGGTTGATCGCAGGTATGAAAAAAGCGGGCGTGGTGATTGACAGGAAGATAATGGCCGACCTGGCCATTCATGATCCCCAGGCATTTTCAGAGGTCGTCACCCTTGTCAAGGCCAGGCTAACAGCGTGA
- the pheT gene encoding phenylalanine--tRNA ligase subunit beta, whose product MLLSLRWLKDYVDIELTPVELAGCLTMAGLEVDAIHERGPSFTGTVVAKILSIKPHPEADKLSLCEVTTGEDAYPVVCGAGNIHPGDVVPLAKVGATIPDGITIKRSMIRGKVSEGMLCSEKDLGLGEDTTGVMILPADLTIGRNLTDALDLKDTVLDVVITPNRADCLSVIGVAREIAAITGRKLRYPRITFSEEGEDIHHVTSVAILDPDLCPRYSARVIRNVRVKPFPLWMRLRLEAVGLRAINNIVDCTNFVMMELGQPLHAFDYHLLEEGRIVVRRSRPGEIFTSLDGKERNLPADTVLICDGAKPVAIGGIMGGLNSEVRENTETVLLESAYFNPSSIRRSARTLGMGTESSFRFERGCDPVGVIRALNRAAQLIADFSGGQICKNYIDQYPKRIETVSIPLRPKKVKQVLGTAIDSSEMIGILKSLEVIVNKVDRDEGVYQVNPPTFRVDITREIDLIEEIARLYGYDRIPIKLPNVSVTPVTKDPKKILEDRIRIVLVGYGYSEVINYSFICPGSVDILALRKDDERRQLVRIKNPLTEDQSVMRTTIVYSLLNTYEKNTRDGCFDLKIFEIGRVFFQRKEGELPCEKNHLGCLLAGLRYDDFWRSKLHADFYDLKGCVEGLFDNLKISDVKFSLDNPETFLHPGRSCRIYICGQFVGFLGEVHPNILTSLGLKNRAIICELDLDVLAAKFPHRVLYKEVSRFPSSSRDVAFLVPETLEADKIINFALGTGEELLEKVHIFDIYTGQGIPEGMKSLGLRFSYRSSSRTLTDVEVNQVHSRIVKNIVASAGAKIRGEEMQL is encoded by the coding sequence ATGCTTCTCAGTCTGAGATGGCTTAAAGATTATGTGGATATAGAGCTCACGCCCGTGGAACTTGCCGGGTGTTTGACCATGGCAGGTCTTGAAGTGGATGCCATCCATGAGAGGGGCCCCTCCTTTACCGGAACGGTTGTGGCAAAGATTCTCTCTATTAAACCCCATCCCGAAGCCGATAAACTTTCCCTCTGTGAGGTAACCACAGGGGAAGACGCGTATCCTGTGGTCTGTGGCGCCGGGAATATACATCCCGGTGATGTTGTTCCCCTGGCAAAAGTGGGGGCAACGATACCGGATGGTATCACCATCAAGAGATCAATGATCAGAGGAAAGGTCTCGGAGGGGATGCTTTGCTCCGAGAAGGATCTCGGCCTCGGTGAGGACACGACAGGGGTCATGATCCTTCCCGCCGACCTTACTATCGGTCGTAACCTAACAGATGCCCTTGATTTAAAAGATACAGTTCTCGATGTCGTGATCACACCCAACCGTGCCGACTGTCTGTCTGTTATTGGTGTGGCCCGTGAGATTGCAGCGATTACCGGGAGAAAACTGAGGTATCCCCGGATCACATTTTCGGAAGAGGGGGAAGACATCCATCACGTTACGTCGGTTGCGATCCTCGATCCAGACCTCTGCCCCCGCTACAGTGCCAGAGTTATCAGGAACGTCAGGGTAAAACCTTTTCCCCTCTGGATGCGCTTGAGACTTGAAGCGGTGGGCCTGCGGGCCATTAACAATATTGTTGATTGCACCAATTTTGTCATGATGGAATTAGGCCAGCCCCTACATGCCTTCGATTACCATCTCCTCGAAGAGGGTCGCATCGTGGTCAGAAGATCCCGCCCGGGGGAGATATTCACATCCCTCGATGGGAAGGAGAGGAACCTCCCGGCAGATACGGTACTGATCTGCGATGGCGCGAAACCTGTGGCCATCGGTGGTATCATGGGCGGACTTAATTCCGAGGTCAGAGAGAATACAGAAACTGTTCTTCTGGAAAGCGCCTATTTCAATCCCTCCTCTATTCGTAGGTCAGCGAGAACGCTGGGGATGGGTACGGAGTCATCCTTCAGGTTTGAGCGTGGTTGCGACCCCGTGGGGGTGATCAGGGCGCTGAACAGGGCGGCCCAGTTAATCGCGGACTTTTCTGGTGGGCAGATCTGTAAGAATTACATTGATCAGTATCCTAAAAGGATAGAAACGGTAAGTATCCCCCTCCGGCCCAAAAAGGTCAAACAAGTCCTCGGCACCGCGATTGACAGCAGTGAAATGATCGGAATTCTAAAAAGCCTCGAAGTGATCGTCAACAAGGTGGACAGGGATGAGGGGGTGTACCAGGTTAATCCACCCACATTCAGGGTGGATATTACGAGAGAGATTGACCTTATCGAAGAGATCGCCAGGCTCTACGGTTATGACCGCATACCCATAAAACTGCCCAATGTTTCTGTTACGCCAGTCACAAAGGATCCCAAAAAGATCCTCGAAGACAGGATAAGGATAGTTCTTGTGGGATATGGATATTCCGAGGTAATCAATTACAGCTTTATCTGTCCTGGGTCGGTGGATATTCTCGCCCTAAGAAAAGATGACGAACGGCGGCAACTGGTGAGGATAAAAAATCCCCTCACGGAAGATCAGTCAGTGATGAGAACAACCATTGTCTACAGCCTTCTTAATACATACGAGAAAAACACCCGGGACGGCTGTTTTGACCTCAAGATATTCGAGATAGGAAGGGTCTTCTTCCAGAGAAAAGAGGGTGAACTTCCCTGCGAGAAGAACCACCTTGGCTGTCTCCTTGCAGGCTTACGGTATGATGACTTCTGGCGCTCTAAGTTGCACGCAGATTTTTATGATCTGAAGGGATGTGTTGAAGGTCTTTTTGATAATCTAAAAATTTCGGATGTAAAATTTAGCTTAGATAACCCGGAGACCTTTCTCCACCCGGGAAGGTCCTGCAGAATCTACATCTGTGGTCAGTTTGTCGGGTTCCTGGGGGAGGTGCATCCAAATATTCTTACCAGTCTGGGCTTAAAAAATCGGGCTATAATCTGCGAGCTTGACTTAGATGTTCTGGCCGCCAAATTTCCCCACAGGGTCCTCTATAAGGAAGTTTCAAGATTCCCGTCAAGTTCGAGAGATGTGGCCTTTTTAGTCCCTGAAACCCTCGAGGCAGATAAGATAATTAATTTTGCCCTCGGAACCGGTGAAGAATTACTTGAAAAAGTTCACATTTTTGATATATACACGGGTCAGGGTATCCCGGAGGGGATGAAGAGTCTCGGATTGAGATTTTCATATCGTTCTTCCAGCAGGACATTGACGGACGTTGAAGTCAATCAGGTGCATAGTAGGATTGTAAAAAACATAGTTGCCTCAGCCGGGGCAAAAATCAGGGGAGAAGAAATGCAGCTTTAG
- the infC gene encoding translation initiation factor IF-3, whose amino-acid sequence MVKELRVNREIRAATVRVIDPDGQQLGVMSVADALAEAGKVGLDLVEVSPASTPPVCRIMDYGKFRYQQSKKLQVAKKSQSTIQIKEIRVRPKTVEHDLQRKIKHIKKFLDQRDKVKITMIFRGREITYTDMGMKIMEEVKNALADTCIIEQHPRREGRNMTMIVAPKK is encoded by the coding sequence ATAGTCAAGGAATTAAGAGTAAACCGCGAAATCAGGGCTGCCACTGTCAGGGTTATTGATCCTGACGGGCAACAGCTGGGTGTTATGTCTGTGGCAGATGCCCTGGCGGAAGCTGGTAAGGTGGGTCTGGATCTGGTAGAGGTATCTCCCGCTTCTACACCGCCTGTTTGCAGGATCATGGACTATGGAAAATTCAGATACCAGCAGAGCAAGAAGCTCCAGGTGGCGAAGAAAAGCCAGAGTACGATTCAGATCAAGGAGATCAGGGTAAGACCCAAGACCGTGGAACACGATTTACAGAGGAAGATCAAGCATATTAAAAAATTTCTCGATCAACGCGATAAGGTGAAAATAACAATGATTTTCAGGGGACGGGAAATCACCTACACCGACATGGGCATGAAGATCATGGAGGAGGTAAAAAATGCGCTGGCAGACACATGTATTATTGAGCAACATCCCAGGAGGGAGGGGAGAAATATGACCATGATTGTGGCGCCAAAGAAGTGA
- the pheS gene encoding phenylalanine--tRNA ligase subunit alpha yields MIGNLEELQKKAEADLSLAKTQEEVLAVRTKYLGRNGLLTRILRDIRSVTPEERPLFGKLGNVIKETLSEKIENILRGIAERNREEALHHEKIDVTLPGRGVRHGRIHPVTQVCQEICGIFAGFGFSVVEGPEVELDHYNFEALNIPKDHPARDMQDTFYVEDNIVLRTHTSPVQIRVMEKQRPPVRILSPGRVYRPDSDISHTPMFHQIEGLLVDREITFGDLKGILTSFLKQVFGEDTTLRFRPSFFPFTEPSAEVDIRCVMCHGNGCQVCGQSGWLEILGSGMVDPEVFKNVGYDPEEVSGFAFGLGLERIAMLKYGIADIRLFFENDWRFLEQF; encoded by the coding sequence GTGATAGGAAACCTTGAAGAACTGCAAAAAAAGGCGGAAGCCGACCTAAGTCTCGCAAAGACGCAAGAGGAGGTTCTTGCCGTCAGGACTAAGTATCTCGGGAGAAATGGTCTTCTAACCAGGATTCTCCGGGACATCAGGAGTGTCACACCTGAAGAGAGGCCTCTCTTCGGGAAACTTGGTAATGTCATCAAAGAAACCCTTTCCGAGAAGATAGAGAATATCCTGAGAGGGATAGCCGAAAGGAACAGAGAAGAGGCTCTCCACCATGAAAAGATTGATGTGACTCTCCCCGGCAGGGGGGTGAGGCATGGCCGCATCCATCCAGTAACTCAGGTCTGTCAGGAGATATGCGGTATATTTGCCGGGTTTGGATTCTCGGTTGTTGAAGGCCCGGAAGTCGAACTGGATCACTACAACTTCGAGGCCCTGAACATTCCCAAGGACCATCCTGCGAGGGATATGCAGGACACGTTCTATGTGGAAGATAATATCGTCCTGCGCACCCACACATCTCCCGTCCAGATCAGGGTCATGGAAAAGCAACGGCCACCGGTAAGGATCCTCTCACCCGGGCGGGTGTACCGGCCCGATTCGGACATCTCCCACACCCCCATGTTCCACCAGATTGAGGGTTTGCTGGTTGACAGGGAAATTACCTTTGGAGACCTGAAAGGCATTCTCACATCCTTTCTCAAACAGGTTTTTGGTGAGGATACAACCCTGAGATTTCGCCCCAGTTTTTTCCCTTTCACAGAGCCTTCCGCCGAGGTGGATATTCGGTGCGTCATGTGCCACGGTAATGGCTGCCAGGTATGCGGTCAGAGCGGATGGCTTGAAATCCTCGGCTCGGGGATGGTGGATCCCGAGGTGTTCAAGAACGTAGGCTACGACCCGGAAGAGGTGTCAGGCTTTGCCTTCGGCCTTGGCCTGGAGCGAATCGCCATGCTCAAATACGGGATAGCGGATATCCGGCTGTTTTTTGAGAATGACTGGAGATTCCTGGAGCAGTTTTAA
- the rpmI gene encoding 50S ribosomal protein L35 — protein MPKLKTHRGMAKRFSVTGTGKIKRSKAYASHLLTKKTAKRKRNLRKSTILDKTNAGAIRRLIPCLWS, from the coding sequence ATGCCAAAGTTAAAAACACACAGGGGGATGGCAAAGCGATTTTCCGTTACAGGAACGGGAAAGATAAAGAGGAGTAAGGCCTATGCGAGCCATCTCCTAACAAAGAAGACGGCAAAAAGGAAGAGAAATTTGAGAAAATCTACCATTCTCGATAAGACGAACGCCGGGGCGATTAGGAGGTTGATCCCATGTCTTTGGTCGTAA
- the thrS gene encoding threonine--tRNA ligase — MKEIKITLPDGLRVSYPAGVTIKEIIASWRHDLSSIVAAKVNGVPADLSHPLGEDVSLDVIDLESREGLGILRHSMSHVMAQAVKEIFKDVQVSIGPATEDGFYYDFEYDRGFTPEDIEKIEVRMREIAAADYPFQRKEVSRDEAVSQFKERGESYKVELLNDLPEDVETVSLYSQGGYLDLCRGPHISSTGMIRAFKLLNVAGAYWRGNEKNKMLQRIYGTGFATEEALAESLQLIEEAKKRDHRKLGKELNLFQINEEAGAGLVIFHHKGAILREIIEDWEKKEHLKRGYKMVMGPQILKLDLWKKSGHFDHYRDSMYFTEVEGQSYGVKPMNCLSHMLIYKANIHSYRDLPVRYFELGTVLRHEKTGVLHGLMRVRQFTQDDAHILCTPEQLNAEIKAIADFVAYAMDIFGFSYEVELSTRPENSIGSDENWEMATTALKEVLKDKGIAYEINEGEGAFYGPKIDFKLKDALKRKWQCATIQCDFTMPERFDLSYIGADGQKHRPVMLHRVILGAIERFMGVLIEHYGGAFPVWLSPVQGILLTVTDRHIPYAEKVYGHLVDADCRIEKDFRNEKLGYKIREAQMMKIPYMLVIGDREMESGRISPRERDGKNLETIGVENFIDLIREKCTQFK, encoded by the coding sequence GAGGGTCTCATATCCCGCCGGAGTTACCATAAAGGAGATCATTGCCTCGTGGAGGCACGATCTGTCTTCTATAGTTGCGGCTAAGGTGAATGGTGTTCCTGCGGATTTAAGCCATCCCCTTGGGGAAGATGTGTCTCTCGATGTGATTGATCTTGAGTCCAGAGAGGGTCTGGGGATTCTCAGACACAGCATGTCACATGTGATGGCCCAGGCTGTCAAGGAAATCTTCAAAGATGTTCAGGTTAGCATAGGTCCTGCCACTGAAGATGGTTTTTACTACGATTTTGAGTACGATAGAGGATTTACCCCGGAAGATATTGAAAAGATCGAGGTCCGCATGAGGGAAATAGCCGCTGCTGATTATCCATTTCAACGCAAAGAGGTATCGAGAGATGAAGCTGTTTCCCAGTTCAAGGAGAGGGGTGAGTCGTACAAGGTTGAGCTTTTAAATGATCTGCCGGAAGACGTAGAAACGGTCAGTCTCTACAGTCAAGGGGGATACCTGGACCTCTGCCGTGGACCACATATCTCCTCGACAGGGATGATCAGGGCCTTCAAGCTGTTGAATGTGGCAGGTGCCTACTGGCGGGGTAACGAGAAAAATAAGATGCTCCAGCGGATCTATGGAACCGGCTTTGCGACGGAAGAGGCGCTCGCTGAATCTCTCCAACTAATCGAAGAGGCCAAAAAGAGAGATCACCGGAAGCTGGGAAAAGAACTGAACCTTTTTCAGATAAATGAGGAAGCAGGAGCAGGGCTGGTCATTTTCCATCACAAAGGCGCCATATTGAGGGAAATCATTGAAGACTGGGAGAAGAAAGAACACTTGAAGCGTGGTTATAAAATGGTGATGGGGCCGCAGATCTTAAAGCTCGATCTCTGGAAAAAATCGGGGCACTTCGATCATTACCGGGATAGTATGTATTTTACCGAGGTGGAAGGTCAGTCGTACGGTGTAAAACCCATGAACTGCCTCTCCCACATGCTGATATACAAAGCAAATATCCACAGTTACCGGGATTTGCCCGTCCGGTACTTTGAGCTCGGCACTGTTCTCCGGCACGAAAAGACCGGAGTTCTTCATGGTCTCATGCGGGTGCGACAGTTTACCCAGGATGATGCCCATATCCTCTGTACACCGGAACAACTAAATGCCGAAATTAAGGCAATTGCCGATTTTGTCGCTTATGCGATGGACATCTTCGGCTTTAGCTATGAGGTAGAACTCAGCACAAGGCCGGAAAACTCTATCGGTTCGGATGAAAACTGGGAAATGGCCACGACTGCCTTAAAAGAGGTCCTGAAAGATAAGGGTATCGCCTATGAGATTAACGAAGGAGAGGGGGCATTTTACGGGCCAAAAATTGACTTCAAGCTGAAGGATGCCCTGAAGAGAAAATGGCAATGTGCCACGATTCAGTGCGATTTTACCATGCCTGAGCGGTTCGATCTCAGCTACATAGGTGCAGATGGACAAAAGCACCGGCCTGTGATGTTGCACAGGGTGATTCTGGGGGCTATAGAACGATTCATGGGAGTATTGATTGAACATTACGGGGGGGCTTTTCCTGTCTGGCTCTCGCCGGTCCAGGGTATTCTCCTTACCGTAACGGACAGGCATATCCCCTATGCTGAGAAGGTTTACGGTCATCTGGTTGATGCCGATTGCCGGATAGAGAAGGACTTCAGAAATGAAAAATTGGGATACAAGATCAGGGAGGCACAGATGATGAAGATTCCCTACATGCTGGTGATCGGAGACAGGGAAATGGAATCGGGCCGGATTTCTCCCCGCGAGCGGGATGGAAAGAACCTGGAAACCATTGGTGTGGAAAATTTTATTGACCTGATTCGGGAAAAGTGCACACAGTTTAAATGA